The following nucleotide sequence is from Apium graveolens cultivar Ventura chromosome 4, ASM990537v1, whole genome shotgun sequence.
CGTTACTGAATTTAAAACACAAGTCCAAAGATAGTGAGGCATCTTGTCTAGATATGATGGAAATGGGGGTTAGAACTGATTTAGCTCCAGAAGTAGGAGAAAAAAGAACTTATCTGCCTCCTTCCAGTTTTACTCTAACAAAAGCTGAAAAAAGAAAAGTGCTGAAATCACTTTCATCAATGAAGTTGCCATATGGGCATTCCTCAAACATCAGAAATTGTGTATCCATGGCGGATTTAAAGATATTTGGGATGAAGTCTCGCGACTGCCATGTACTCCTTCAACAATTACTCCTGGTCGCAATTCGTTTGGTACTTCCGAAGAATGTTAGAGTTAGCATAATAAAACTCTGCTTCTTTTTCAACACTTTGTGTAACAAAATTGTTGACGTATCAAAACTTGATAAATTGCAAGCCGATGTGGTATTAACCTTATGTGAGCTCGAAAAATTATTTCTGCCTTCTTTTTTTGATATAATGATACATCTAATAGTACACCTGGTCAAGGAATTGCGTTTATGTGGACCAGTTTTCTATAGATGGATGTATCCATTTGAGCGTTTTAATAAAGTGTTAAAAAGTTACGTGCGAAACTGTTATTTTCCAGAAGGTTGTATAGCCGAAGCATACTTGAAAGAAGAATCTGTAGAATTTTGCGCTGAGTTTTCTAGAAATAGTTTCACAACTGCCGGTCTTTCGAAGGACCAAGGTAaactttctggtccattatcggCTGCAACAGTTAAATCTGTTGAAGAGAAAGAACGAGATAAGGCGCATTTACACGTCCTCTTAAACAACAGTGAAGTGTTTCCATATATTAAGTAAG
It contains:
- the LOC141718631 gene encoding uncharacterized protein LOC141718631, coding for MRHPANSPSWRNIDYKWLAFGSEPRNLRLALSADGINQYNNGLTNRYSYWPVVFVTYNLPLWLCMKKKFMILTILVSGPHEPGNNLDVFLQPFVDDLKKLWEEGEPNVYDAFTKTFFTLRATLLWTINDFPAYGNLSGCVNKGYLGCPVYGDDTVANYLPYSRKICYQGHRRYLPRHHPYRKKKAAFNGQQEFGQPRQTLSGQEVLAQQENIKFSYRKEVKKSKKVDCAWKKKSVFFELEYWKFHHVRHCLDITHIEKNVCDSLVGTLLNLKHKSKDSEASCLDMMEMGVRTDLAPEVGEKRTYLPPSSFTLTKAEKRKVLKSLSSMKLPYGHSSNIRNCVSMADLKIFGMKSRDCHVLLQQLLLVAIRLVLPKNVRVSIIKLCFFFNTLCNKIVDVSKLDKLQADVVLTLCELEKLFLPSFFDIMIHLIVHLVKELRLCGPVFYRWMYPFERFNKVLKSYVRNCYFPEGCIAEAYLKEESVEFCAEFSRNSFTTAGLSKDQGKLSGPLSAATVKSVEEKERDKAHLHVLLNNSEVFPYIK